A genomic region of Papaver somniferum cultivar HN1 chromosome 7, ASM357369v1, whole genome shotgun sequence contains the following coding sequences:
- the LOC113294113 gene encoding germin-like protein subfamily T member 2, translating into MAAVCSVKTTSSFFLVLCLTVVMFFTLSCFSADPDPLQDICVADLNSTIRVNGFPCKPESQVTSEDFFFSGLMTGASTANPERFGVQRGDVFTFPGLNTQGLTVSRIDLAPGGIIPLHVHPRGSQANLLIKGKLFFGFITTTDILYGKVMKPFELNIIPRGLVHFAANVGPGNVLVIAALNSQNPGFSRIPSNLFNSTPEIPNYILARNFRVNEKIIAFIKSKFDFNVSLATTTRGNI; encoded by the coding sequence atggcTGCTGTGTGTAGTGTTAAAACTACATCCTCATTCTTCCTAGTTCTGTGTTTAACTGTGGTCATGTTTTTTACTTTGTCATGCTTTTCTGCTGATCCCGACCCTCTTCAAGACATATGTGTAGCTGACTTGAACTCCACAATTCGCGTCAATGGGTTCCCTTGCAAGCCGGAGTCTCAAGTTACATCAGAGGATTTCTTCTTTAGTGGCTTGATGACTGGAGCAAGCACAGCGAATCCTGAACGGTTTGGAGTGCAACGTGGTGATGTATTCACCTTCCCTGGGTTAAACACCCAAGGACTTACGGTAAGCCGAATCGACCTCGCACCTGGTGGAATTATTCCACTTCACGTACACCCTCGAGGAAGTCAGGCTAATTTACTCATAAAAGGAAAACTCTTTTTCGGGTTTATAACTACTACTGATATTTTGTACGGAAAAGTTATGAAGCCTTTTGAGTTGAATATTATTCCTAGAGGACTTGTGCACTTTGCAGCCAACGTTGGACCGGGAAATGTTCTTGTGATAGCTGCTTTAAATAGTCAAAATCCCGGATTCTCAAGAATTCCTTCTAACCTCTTTAACTCTACCCCAGAAATTCCTAATTATATTTTGGCTAGGAACTTCCGGGTTAATGAGAAGATCATCGCTTTCATAAAATCTAAGTTTGATTTCAATGTTTCTTTGGCTACTACAACTAGGGGAAACATATAG